From Magnolia sinica isolate HGM2019 chromosome 13, MsV1, whole genome shotgun sequence, one genomic window encodes:
- the LOC131222590 gene encoding LOW QUALITY PROTEIN: protein TIME FOR COFFEE-like (The sequence of the model RefSeq protein was modified relative to this genomic sequence to represent the inferred CDS: inserted 2 bases in 1 codon; substituted 1 base at 1 genomic stop codon) gives MERSREARRGAIPATANGLSRRRQRNSSLRDSPEKDGGVLELQEMVKLRDRVSKKNQNRSSRNKRRRGERLLHGSNREDGSEESSEESLDDEEDEEDEDAVVSAASAVRPLPMNPVVLTPVSSMPSHHHQQWKSFPPKVVRAVGPPWKAADEMIGVSVPRKARSGGNGSGSGGSGERVLQQASMSPARPSTTPVVPAAPMSPSSSNASGQKKMKPVGAKHKPPKISKTTSSSSIQEIEIEVAEVLYGLTRQFQCPSKQETITSPSHKLDSKDVNGSSNDAKSRGSSPVSASPPEAPHPYVLLQNSSSTTVPSSDVAKRKRLRPVKFEEESPTVSVDPYASISSAAKVEIERLEEVENSLVAERNIASAIENGGESSNLGSSQVHLQQDPVKPERDPVPDSKPSVAESDGQEGIETKEEISSPVKETPCAKLDVNLDDARAAKADSTACAVESLCEEKFKFDLMVPPSAKSSPERDGAPGFTIHQKPSAPEVDMAPKMGIIKIEEEKADGIVKQGAGEGGSEKKKAEAMVEVVEVQKQMPKERILGLQPDAEMQDKDGISSSKQQILKQHQSKATRIEPKAARAGNSTDGKPQAASLQLPMTVPGWPGSLPLGYMGQVPSIQALVSMDRGTGSSTTIQPQFAPLQPRPKRCATHFYIAKKINYHQQFAPTNPFWPSAAGNAALYGAKPYNINTVPPTESALLLNPLQGSFVARNLSPLQDKGPATALAAQALKEKSSTATITDSAQRKQLMLQQVPQPTSANNLLQAPAFIFPMSQQQAADAAATQSGIVKSAATISYASPSSGSTNSFAGLVGSSGSAAPTTMSFNYASLPPNDAQYLAILQNNGYPFPIPAPVGAPLPYNGSHAQAVPFFNGSFYSSQMLHPSQLQQQQHPQAQPPIQQGHQNTKTLSSSSSSQKHKQQQQIQGCSSNGWGGCSHSFPALKQRHSQLRNQHVPPHQAQPLDSEVSGKDSTSTSDSRVPHASKIASNHNFAMLSMHPQNFSLMSPVGFGVVNQGGEKQQQQQQQHQNIRGMELTPSQAFAMSFASFNGTAAAPSVDFSSMAQSYPVFQSLPEAARHGYQMAAAAAAAAAAQAQQKNNQNIEDVRAANDSTHPNASGEEDKKAVAAKASAAMISHSLAFSRPESDLPISTVLGNGAVNSSAGTLNIITAHANGNRTSSRLSSITTPTATVTTVANAPNPTHQQQQQLIQLQKQQQQQLQLAARAKPFATNNATLYSDCLPSSVMAMSQNNVSVFPQALIQGSSSHNQSPQWKNSTRSGTAPIQSPPTTQVQSVKSLPQQGRVQVRGLQATNHTQISFGVNPKVVPSAQLLPATNPSLPSAGIVVGSPSTSISKSAGGSPRTSTGSKAIPSPTAATLPSQPAKNPQSSSSRKSSPIVGRNVPSILSNSQVTTTQSSSVKPQQQQQQLQNKQPFQQSQXFSSNAYVQAXSPHSTANLAAGYCQRWQTDQLQQLQNSPAPSSTGTMSVGSPALTMLGAAATSETAKAVAVAANDLKMLPPKNLLQAAQSSGNMHPPMSAVFPYIHAMPAVPVKPTEQKPAAGNFQLLLISVQ, from the exons ATGGAGAGAAGCCGCGAAGCGAGAAGAGGAGCGATTCCGGCGACTGCGAACGGGTTGTCGAGACGGAGGCAGAGAAACAGTAGTTTGAGAGATTCTCCTG AGAAAGACGGAGGAGTGTTGGAGTTGCAGGAAATGGTGAAGCTTCGAGATCGAGTGAGCAAGaaaaatcaaaatcgatcgagTCGAAACAAGCGGCGGAGGGGAGAGAGATTGCTGCACGGGAGCAATCGAGAGGATGGAAGCGAAGAGAGCTCTGAAGAGAGCCTCGAtgacgaggaggatgaggaggacgaggatgCCGTCGTGTCGGCAGCATCTGCGGTTCGGCCGCTGCCGATGAATCCGGTGGTGCTGACGCCGGTGTCATCGATGCCAAGTCACCACCACCAGCAGTGGAAGAGCTTCCCGCCGAAGGTCGTGAGGGCAGTGGGCCCGCCGTGGAAAGCCGCTGATGAGATGATTGGCGTCTCAGTGCCGAGGAAAGCTCGGTCAG GTGGCAACGGCAGCGGCAGTGGAGGCAGCGGAGAGCGGGTTCTCCAGCAAGCTTCGATGTCACCAGCCAGGCCAAGCACTACTCCTGTGGTCCCAGCGGCTCCGATGTCGCCGTCTTCTTCTAACGCCTCCGGTCAAAAGAAGATG aAACCGGTTGGAGCCAAGCACAAGCCACCAAAGATCTCAAAGACCACATCTTCATCATCAATTCAGGAGATCGAGATTGAGGTCGCTGAGGTCTTGTATGGATTGACGAGGCAATTCCAGTGTCCTTCAAAGCAAGAAACCATCACGAGCCCGTCGCACAAACTTGATTCGAAGGATGTGAATGGATCAAGCAATGATGCCAAGTCAAGGGGTTCGTCCCCAGTCTCAGCCTCACCTCCGGAGGCACCTCATCCATATGTATTACTTCAGAATTCAAGCTCAACAACCGTTCCCTCCTCTGATGTGG CAAAGAGGAAGAGGCTGCGGCCGGTTAAATTTGAAGAGGAGAGTCCCACGGTATCTGTCGATCCATATGCTTCTATATCTTCTGCGGCTAAGGTTGAGATTGAACGGCTGGAAGAGGTAGAAAATTCGTTGGTGGCGGAGAGGAACATAGCATCTGCCATTGAAAATGGTGGGGAATCTTCCAATTTGGGAAGCTCTCAGGTCCATTTGCAGCAGGACCCAGTTAAGCCGGAGAGGGATCCCGTTCCAGATTCGAAGCCCTCGGTGGCGGAATCAGATGGTCAGGAAGGGATTGAAACCAAGGAGGAAATCTCCTCACCTGTTAAGGAAACTCCTTGTGCGAAACTTGATGTCAATCTCGACGATGCGAGAGCAGCAAAAGC GGATTCAACAGCTTGTGCAGTTGAAAGCCTATGCGAGGAGAAGTTCAAGTTCGACCTGATG GTTCCTCCTTCAGCAAAGTCCTCTCCAGAAAGGGATGGTGCACCCGGTTTCACAATACATCAGAAGCCTTCGGCCCCAGAGGTTGATATG GCACCGAAGATGGGGATcataaaaatagaagaagaaaaggcGGACGGAATTGTGAAACAGGGAGCAGGGGAGGGTGGTTCTGAAAAGAAGAAGGCGGAGGCAATGGTAGAGGTAGTCGAAGTACAAAAGCAGATGCCTAAAGAGAGGATCCTTGGCCTGCAACCTGATGCAGAGATGCAGGACAAAGATGGCATCAGCAGCAGCAAACAGCAAATTCTGAAGCAGCATCAATCCAAAGCCACGAGAATTGAACCAAAGGCAGCGAGAGCTGGTAATTCAACTGATGGAAAAC CACAAGCTGCTTCTTTGCAATTGCCAATGACAGTCCCTGGCTGGCCGGGCAGCCTTCCTCTCGG GTATATGGGGCAAGTTCCATCCATTCAAGCACTTGTATCCATGGATAGGGGCACTGGATCTTCAACAACAATAcaa CCCCAGTTTGCACCGCTGCAGCCCCGGCCAAAGAGGTGTGCCACGCATTTTTACATTGCCAAAAAAATCAACTATCACCAGCAGTTCGCTCCGACGAACCCATTCTGGCCTTCAGCAGCTGGTAATGCAGCCCTGTATGGAGCCAAGCCGTACAATATCAACACTGTGCCACCTACAGAATCAGCATTGCTACTCAATCCATTACAGGGAAGCTTTGTGGCGAGGAATTTGAGCCCATTGCAAGACAAGGGCCCGGCTACTGCTCTTGCTGCTCAAGCTTTGAAGGAGAAAAGCTCGACAGCAACAATCACGGACTCTGCTCAGAGGAAGCAGCTCATGCTACAGCAGGTGCCGCAGCCCACTTCAGCAAATAACTTACTG CAAGCCCCTGCTTTCATTTTTCCTATGAGCCAGCAGCAGGCGGCTGATGCAGCAGCAACTCAATCTGGGATAGTGAAATCTGCTGCCACCATCAGTTATGCAAGCCCTTCGTCGGGCTCTACTAATTCGTTTGCGGGACTTGTGGGTAGCTCTGGATCTGCTGCCCCAACGACCATGAGCTTCAACTATGCAAGCCTGCCTCCTAATGATGCTCAGTACTTGGCTATATTACAGAACAATGGCTACCCATTCCCAATTCCTGCTCCTGTCGGAGCACCACTGCCTTACAATGGAAGCCATGCCCAAGCAGTGCCTTTCTTCAATGGGTCTTTCTATTCTTCTCAAATGCTGCATCCTTCACAGCTTCAACAGCAGCAACATCCACAGGCTCAGCCTCCAATCCAACAGGGGCACCAGAACACGAAAACGTTGAGCAGTTCGTCTTCCTCACAGAAGCATAAGCAACAACAACAGATACAAGGATGCAGCAGCAACGGCTGGGGCGGATGCTCACATAGCTTCCCCGCCCTGAAACAGAGGCACTCGCAGCTGCGGAACCAGCACGTGCCACCCCATCAAGCTCAGCCGCTTGACAGCGAGGTGTCTGGCAAAGACAGCACATCAACTTCTGATAGCAGAGTCCCGCATGCCTCGAAGATTGCCTCTAACCATAATTTTGCAATGCTGTCGATGCATCCTCAAAATTTCTCCCTGATGTCACCTGTGGGATTTGGAGTTGTAAATCAGGGTGGagagaagcagcagcagcaacagcaacagcatCAGAACATAAGAGGAATGGAGCTCACTCCATCTCAAGCATTCGCAATGTCCTTTGCCTCCTTCAATGGCACTGCTGCTGCCCCGAGTGTGGATTTCTCGTCCATGGCACAGAGCTATCCAGTCTTCCAAAGCCTACCAGAAGCAGCCAGGCATGGATATCAGATGGCTGCAGCTGCAGCAGCTGCAGCGGCTGCTCAAGCTCAACAGAAGAACAACCAGAACATTGAAGATGTGAGGGCTGCCAATGACTCGACTCACCCAAATGCTTCCGGCGAAGAGGACAAGAAGGCAGTGGCAGCAAAGGCGTCGGCAGCAATGATTTCACACTCCCTAGCCTTCTCCAGACCTGAAAGCGACCTGCCAATTTCCACCGTTCTAGGCAATGGGGCTGTCAACAGCTCTGCTGGGACGCTAAACATCATCACAGCCCATGCGAATGGCAACCGTACTTCTTCTCGCCTGTCCTCAATAACCACTCCTACAGCCACTGTTACAACTGTTGCCAATGCTCCCAATCCTACACACCAGCAACAGCAACAGCTGATTCAGCttcagaagcagcagcagcagcaactgcaaCTTGCAGCTCGTGCAAAACCATTTGCGACCAACAATGCCACTCTCTACTCGGATTGTCTGCCATCTTCCGTAATggccatgtcccaaaataatGTTTCAGTTTTCCCACAAGCTCTGATCCAAGGCAGCAGCAGCCACAACCAGTCTCCTCAATGGAAGAACTCTACAAGATCGGGAACAGCGCCCATTCAGTCTCCTCCTACCACTCAAGTGCAGTCAGTCAAGAGTCTTCCTCAGCAGGGCCGGGTCCAGGTCCGAGGCCTTCAGGCTACCAACCATACACAAATATCCTTTGGGGTGAATCCGAAAGTGGTTCCCTCCGCACAACTTCTTCCCGCGACCAACCCCTCTCTGCCATCAGCTGGCATTGTTGTTGGATCTCCATCAACCTCGATCTCAAAGAGTGCAGGAGGTAGCCCAAGGACTTCCACAGGCAGCAAGGCGATTCCAAGTCCAACTGCTGCTACATTGCCGTCACAACCTGCCAAGAACCCACAGTCGAGTTCCAGCAGGAAGTCATCGCCCATAGTTGGCCGAAATGTGCCATCGATCCTCAGCAATTCGCAAGTCACTACCACTCAAAGCTCAAGCGTGAAACcgcagcaacagcagcaacagCTACAGAATAAGCAGCCATTCCAGCAGTCGCA CTTCTCCTCCAATGCCTACGTGCAAGCGTAGTCCCCCCATTCTACTGCTAATCTGGCTGCTGGATACTGTCAAAGATGGCAGACCGATCAACTGCAGCAGCTGCAGAATTCACCAGCACCGTCTTCTACTGGAACGATGTCTGTAGGTTCTCCGGCCCTAACAATGCTAGGCGCCGCTGCCACTTCAGAAACAGCAAAGGCAGTTGCTGTGGCCGCGAATGACCTGAAAATGCTACCGCCAAAGAACCTTTTGCAAGCTGCCCAATCATCTGGAAACATGCATCCGCCCATGTCGGCAGTCTTCCCCTATATCCATGCCATGCCCGCCGTGCCTGTGAAACCCACGGAACAGAAACCTGCTGCCGGTAATTTCCAGCTTCTTCTCATATCAGTGCAGTAG